CATCAGGCGAGTAAAAATCAATGTCTTCAGAAAATTCTTTCTCTACATCACCGAGGATTTGTTCTGCTTTTTCTGCAAAGCGTTGTCGGGCGAGAACGATGATTTTATAAAACTTAAATGGCAAGCGCATTTTTGGGATGTCGTTGCAAGAAAGCACTTCGATGGCTTCATCGATGAAGGAATAAGCCAAGTCATGCTTCTCTAACTCTAAGTAAAGCTCTACCAAAAGTTGTAACGTAGAAAGATGAGACAGTACCAATTTTCGATGACGGAACTCGTGTAGGCAATCCATCGCGCCAGAGATGGTGTCGTCGTAATTTCCTAAATAATAAGAGGTTAAAACTTTTCCAAAGCGAGCTTCATCAAGTTCAAACTCCGAAAAGTGTCCGACTTCTGATTTTTCCAAAAGCTTAACAGCTTGCGAAAATTCAAAGCGAGCCTCTTTTATATGGTGTTGCTTTAGTTTTTCTATCGCGGATTTTGTTAAACTCACAGTAGGCTTTTTTTTATTCCCTCGGTAAAAGATGAAATGTTAGTAGTAATGTTTAATTCGGATATCGAAACCTAATCGAAAATTTTTTGATACGTATGAATCGTAAATATTTCCTAACTGTTTCCGTTTTGGTAAAAAAGATTGGGTTATTTGGGCTAAGTAAAGCAAATGTTAAGAATACAAGCTCAAAAAGATATTGAAAATTAAATTACGCGCTCTCCGCGAATATCTGTATTTTTATGGAAAAATTCGATTAACTGTTTTGCAGGTTTTGTTTCAAAAAAGCCTAAAAAGTTTATGGCATATATTTTAATTACAGGTGCATCATCGGGGATCGGCGAAGTTTTTGCTAAAGAGTATGCACGTCGTGGAAATGATCTGGTGCTGGTAGCCAGAAGCGAATCAAAGCTTCAGGAAATTGCAGCAGCCCTTTCGAGCGAAAGGAAAGTAACGGTTAAAGTATTTTCGCAAGATCTTTCAGAACAGGGAAGTGCCGAGCGAGTTTTTGACTATTGTCGAGCAAACAATCTTCAAGTTGAATTGTTAATTAACAATGCAGGTTTTGGCTTAACCGGCGAGTTTGTGGATCAGCCGGTTGATCGCTTAGAGCAAATGATTTTGCTAAACATAAACACGATGATGAAGCTCACGCATTTGTTTCTTCCGCAGATGCTTGCGCGGAAAACAGGGGGCGTTATCAACGTCGCCTCAACAGCCGCATTTCAGCCAGTGCCTTATATGAGTGTTTATGCAGCAACG
Above is a window of Chloroherpeton thalassium ATCC 35110 DNA encoding:
- a CDS encoding SDR family NAD(P)-dependent oxidoreductase; translation: MAYILITGASSGIGEVFAKEYARRGNDLVLVARSESKLQEIAAALSSERKVTVKVFSQDLSEQGSAERVFDYCRANNLQVELLINNAGFGLTGEFVDQPVDRLEQMILLNINTMMKLTHLFLPQMLARKTGGVINVASTAAFQPVPYMSVYAATKAFVLNFSEGLHEELQGSGVKVMALCPGGTETQFFEVANYSRSKLMIPLEKPEEVVKVAIEGFRSGNSFIISGFANKVLNFFERFLPRELVAKIAGSLFRQ